One Leptospira fletcheri genomic window carries:
- a CDS encoding bactofilin family protein, producing MNEESIDTVIGDDIQFRGKLRFNNALKIKGAFKGTIETTGTLVIGETGQVEADIETGTLEVEGDLKGNINATQRISVRKTGKIVGDVKTPDLEVESGAKFSGNCIM from the coding sequence ATGAACGAAGAATCTATCGACACTGTGATCGGAGACGACATCCAATTCAGGGGAAAACTCCGCTTTAACAATGCTCTTAAAATCAAAGGGGCCTTTAAAGGGACGATAGAAACGACCGGAACCCTGGTCATCGGAGAAACGGGACAAGTAGAGGCGGATATCGAAACCGGCACTCTAGAGGTGGAAGGTGACCTCAAAGGAAACATCAATGCCACCCAAAGGATCTCCGTCCGAAAAACCGGCAAAATCGTCGGAGACGTCAAAACTCCCGATCTGGAAGTCGAGTCCGGGGCGAAGTTCAGCGGAAACTGCATCATGTAG
- the rsmI gene encoding 16S rRNA (cytidine(1402)-2'-O)-methyltransferase produces MNLSWDSRFKAQPGTAYVVATPIGNLEDITLRAIEVLKQTDQVYCENAAYSKRLFSAFGISTPCRTLYKDQSEHPFANVISDLRSGQTLALVSDAGTPGVSDPGSQLVRVLRENEIPVVPIPGASALTALLSVSGWQVQPTLFLGFLSEKKGKKRNQLKEWESFEGVLAVFESVHRIKDTLLAAREIFPQSPILVGRELTKLHEEILKIDPEQDLETLKFAEKGEFAILILGKPKKMLNGRVGVADTFK; encoded by the coding sequence ATGAATCTGTCCTGGGACTCCAGGTTCAAAGCCCAACCGGGTACCGCTTACGTGGTCGCTACTCCCATCGGCAATCTGGAAGACATTACTTTGCGGGCGATCGAAGTTTTGAAGCAAACGGACCAAGTTTATTGCGAAAACGCGGCGTACAGCAAACGACTCTTCTCGGCCTTCGGAATTTCCACACCTTGCCGAACCTTGTACAAAGACCAATCGGAACATCCTTTCGCGAATGTGATCTCCGACCTCCGTTCCGGACAAACCTTGGCCTTGGTTTCGGATGCCGGAACTCCCGGAGTGTCCGACCCCGGTTCCCAATTGGTCCGGGTGTTAAGAGAAAACGAAATTCCTGTGGTTCCCATCCCCGGAGCTAGCGCCCTTACCGCGCTTTTGTCCGTTTCCGGTTGGCAGGTCCAACCCACCCTTTTTCTAGGATTTCTTTCCGAAAAAAAGGGTAAAAAAAGGAACCAATTGAAGGAGTGGGAATCGTTCGAAGGGGTGCTTGCGGTCTTCGAATCCGTTCACAGAATCAAGGATACCCTACTTGCTGCTCGGGAGATTTTTCCCCAATCTCCGATTCTGGTAGGGAGGGAATTGACGAAATTGCACGAGGAAATCCTGAAAATCGACCCCGAGCAGGACCTCGAGACCCTAAAATTCGCGGAAAAAGGGGAATTTGCGATCTTAATCCTAGGAAAACCTAAAAAAATGCTTAACGGACGTGTCGGGGTTGCCGATACTTTCAAGTAA
- a CDS encoding flagellar biosynthesis anti-sigma factor FlgM, which translates to MTIDKIGGISGGSYEPRKPTPVRKNEAKESFDNISISDTAKQKASEARLQAEVQAISQKIASSPIDSERSAKLKEVKEKLKNGDYDSLSPEILNAVADRIAESFLGR; encoded by the coding sequence ATGACCATTGACAAAATAGGCGGCATCAGTGGCGGTTCCTACGAGCCTCGTAAACCGACTCCTGTAAGGAAAAACGAAGCCAAAGAATCTTTCGATAATATATCCATATCCGATACTGCGAAACAAAAGGCTTCCGAAGCCCGTTTACAAGCGGAAGTTCAGGCAATCTCCCAAAAGATCGCCTCTTCCCCTATAGACTCAGAGCGTTCCGCCAAGCTGAAGGAAGTAAAAGAAAAGCTAAAGAACGGTGATTACGATTCTCTTAGCCCCGAAATCCTGAACGCTGTCGCGGATCGGATCGCCGAGTCTTTTCTCGGACGTTGA
- a CDS encoding iron-containing alcohol dehydrogenase — MPILPDWINFSFPTKVHFEADCGFKMGSFIKNVGTRAVILSTQTELENMDEFSIIKTSLEKHIDGVILYDNIEKEPTLKELDTAAYFARISNANCIIGYGSYESLNAAKLVSVLANSDSFAEEVFISKRGPKLKKPIPTVLIPTHPIMGLECSPIATIYTDEDRTVRYFTHENLFPELVIADAKIGAFMTSADVAKVGVGILAAAVDSILSKYSNELTNSSSLRAIELIYKNLVPAIRDPKNLQYRNSIFGASILVGMSHSSSSLGLCYALSLAASNLTNLDIFQAMSILLPHVMEYNLTSSAGKYVLIAKALDEDITNISVIEAAIKAVEGIRKIYIELRIPQRLSEYEVRKIDLPGIASLASSFSFLDCLPRELPKNEIETILVAAF; from the coding sequence GTGCCGATACTCCCCGATTGGATTAATTTCAGTTTTCCCACAAAAGTGCATTTTGAAGCCGATTGCGGCTTCAAAATGGGTAGCTTTATCAAGAACGTAGGAACTAGGGCAGTGATACTTTCCACTCAGACCGAGCTGGAAAACATGGACGAATTCTCCATCATCAAAACTTCCCTGGAAAAGCATATCGACGGAGTCATCCTTTACGATAATATCGAAAAAGAACCCACGTTAAAGGAACTGGACACTGCCGCCTACTTCGCGAGAATTTCCAACGCGAACTGCATCATCGGTTACGGTTCCTATGAAAGTTTGAACGCCGCCAAGCTGGTTTCTGTATTGGCCAATAGCGATTCGTTTGCGGAGGAGGTATTTATCTCCAAACGCGGACCGAAATTGAAGAAGCCCATTCCTACGGTTTTGATTCCCACCCACCCTATTATGGGTTTGGAATGTTCTCCTATCGCCACGATCTATACGGACGAAGATAGAACCGTCCGTTACTTTACCCACGAAAATTTGTTTCCCGAGTTGGTGATAGCCGACGCGAAGATCGGAGCCTTTATGACTTCTGCCGACGTGGCAAAGGTAGGCGTCGGAATTTTAGCGGCTGCAGTCGACAGCATTCTTTCGAAATACTCGAACGAGCTCACAAACTCCTCCTCCTTAAGAGCGATAGAACTCATCTATAAGAACCTTGTCCCTGCGATTCGCGACCCTAAGAATCTACAATATAGGAATTCCATCTTCGGAGCCAGTATTTTGGTGGGAATGTCCCATTCCTCAAGTTCATTAGGATTATGTTATGCACTTTCGCTCGCGGCTTCCAATTTGACGAATTTGGACATTTTCCAGGCCATGTCCATCCTTCTTCCTCACGTCATGGAATACAACCTTACGTCGTCGGCCGGTAAATACGTGCTGATCGCCAAAGCTTTGGACGAGGATATTACGAATATCTCGGTGATCGAGGCTGCCATCAAAGCAGTGGAAGGAATCCGAAAGATTTATATAGAACTTCGAATTCCGCAAAGACTTTCGGAATACGAAGTACGAAAAATAGACCTTCCCGGGATCGCGAGTTTGGCTTCTTCTTTTTCCTTTTTAGACTGCCTTCCCAGGGAATTACCCAAAAACGAAATCGAAACGATTCTAGTCGCAGCGTTCTAA